A single Natranaerobius thermophilus JW/NM-WN-LF DNA region contains:
- a CDS encoding endonuclease MutS2, producing the protein MTFKKSMDTLELPKIIDQLKKETVSTMTKEICDDLDPSVNYNEIKTWLKETSEAKELLAERDISLRGLRDIRKQLQLAAKDGTLQGPELFQISEIIGVSNRVRKITDDNFQANYPILSSLISKLPELNHLKKELDDKIDENGEVKDSASVNLRNIRQKIKKLQSQVKTSVNRILQSGEKYLQDKIVTMRYDRYVVPVKAEYQNMVPGIIHDQSSSGMTVYIEPKEVVEKNNELRQAKREEHSELEKILQGLSQKIKGYHYQLHDSLQILVELDFILAKGSLSRRMNAREAELNQEKRLEIIKGKHPLLGEDAIPVDVKLGDEFNTMVITGPNTGGKTVSLKMVGLFTLMTQSGLHIPAERGTEMGVFEQVFADIGDEQDIEQSLSTFSSHMSNIVKIVDHANSESLILLDELGAGTDPTEGSALAMSLLEHFHNLGCRSIATTHYTQLKSFAHAREGVENASVEFDEETLEPTYNLLIGVPGKSNAFVISRRLGLSDKIISNAKSFLADEEIEVEELITSLTEKEKSSQKMKEELERERAKVEQVKAQLEQERKEISRKKDEVLQKARRQAEEIISDAKRDAEESLKEARKIAEKKSHKEMAEVSSKVRDKLSGHQQKLREELMDSADSVPLSPEKLKPGLTVYISNLDKEGQILQVNHDKGEAEVQVGIMKVNVNFSDIFPSEEEKSGSTFSGNVNSSSSSTGRGNVFAGKKERISTELDIRGERVEEAINQVDKYLDDALVAGLAEIRIIHGKGTGNLRKGIQFHLEGHPMVSQYRLGNRQEGGEGVTVVKLNN; encoded by the coding sequence TTGACGTTTAAAAAATCTATGGATACTTTGGAATTACCTAAAATAATAGACCAGTTGAAGAAAGAAACTGTTTCAACTATGACTAAGGAAATTTGTGACGACCTGGACCCTAGTGTAAATTATAATGAGATAAAGACCTGGTTAAAGGAGACAAGTGAAGCTAAAGAACTATTAGCAGAACGAGACATCTCTCTTAGAGGGTTGCGGGATATCAGAAAGCAACTTCAGTTAGCTGCTAAAGATGGCACCTTACAGGGGCCCGAACTCTTTCAAATATCTGAAATTATTGGTGTGTCTAATAGAGTAAGAAAAATAACTGATGATAATTTTCAAGCTAATTATCCGATTTTATCTTCATTAATATCTAAATTGCCTGAATTAAACCATCTTAAAAAAGAACTTGATGATAAAATTGATGAAAATGGTGAAGTAAAAGATTCAGCTAGTGTCAACTTGAGAAATATCAGGCAAAAAATTAAAAAGCTTCAGTCCCAGGTTAAAACCAGCGTTAACCGGATACTGCAAAGTGGGGAAAAATACCTTCAAGATAAAATTGTTACTATGAGATACGATAGGTACGTGGTACCTGTTAAAGCGGAATATCAAAATATGGTACCAGGAATTATTCATGATCAATCATCTAGTGGGATGACTGTATATATAGAACCCAAAGAAGTAGTTGAAAAAAATAATGAACTAAGGCAGGCAAAGCGCGAAGAACATAGTGAACTCGAAAAAATATTACAGGGGTTAAGTCAGAAAATAAAAGGATATCATTATCAGCTTCATGATTCATTACAAATTCTTGTTGAGTTAGATTTTATTTTGGCTAAAGGTTCGTTATCTCGGCGTATGAACGCCCGAGAAGCTGAACTTAATCAAGAAAAACGATTGGAGATTATTAAAGGAAAACACCCTTTATTGGGAGAAGATGCCATACCTGTAGATGTAAAATTAGGCGATGAATTTAATACTATGGTGATCACCGGTCCAAATACAGGTGGTAAGACGGTTAGTTTAAAGATGGTAGGTCTGTTTACTTTAATGACCCAATCTGGACTTCATATTCCAGCAGAACGCGGTACGGAAATGGGTGTTTTTGAACAAGTCTTTGCTGATATTGGAGACGAACAGGATATTGAGCAATCTCTTAGTACATTTAGTTCTCATATGTCCAATATTGTAAAAATAGTTGACCACGCAAATAGTGAGTCTTTGATACTTTTAGATGAGTTAGGTGCAGGCACTGACCCAACAGAAGGGTCGGCCTTGGCTATGTCATTGTTAGAGCATTTTCATAATTTGGGTTGTCGAAGCATAGCTACTACACATTATACTCAATTAAAAAGTTTTGCTCATGCCCGAGAAGGTGTGGAAAATGCTTCGGTAGAGTTTGACGAAGAAACTTTGGAACCGACTTATAATTTGTTAATAGGAGTGCCAGGCAAAAGTAATGCTTTCGTAATTTCAAGAAGACTGGGATTAAGTGACAAAATTATAAGCAATGCTAAAAGCTTTTTAGCAGACGAAGAGATTGAAGTGGAAGAACTTATCACTTCTCTAACAGAAAAAGAAAAGTCAAGCCAGAAAATGAAAGAGGAATTAGAACGGGAGCGGGCTAAAGTCGAGCAAGTAAAAGCCCAGCTAGAACAAGAACGAAAAGAAATTTCCAGAAAAAAAGATGAAGTTTTGCAAAAAGCCAGAAGACAAGCTGAGGAAATTATTTCTGATGCTAAAAGAGATGCTGAAGAGTCTCTCAAAGAAGCTAGAAAAATAGCTGAGAAAAAGTCCCATAAAGAAATGGCGGAAGTTAGCTCTAAAGTTAGAGATAAACTATCGGGACATCAACAAAAGTTACGAGAAGAGTTGATGGATTCGGCAGACTCGGTACCTTTATCACCTGAAAAGTTAAAGCCTGGATTGACGGTATATATTTCTAATCTTGATAAAGAGGGTCAAATCTTACAAGTTAATCATGATAAAGGTGAAGCAGAGGTTCAGGTAGGGATAATGAAAGTAAACGTAAATTTTTCAGATATATTTCCTTCTGAAGAAGAAAAATCTGGCTCAACCTTTTCCGGGAATGTTAACTCTTCCTCCTCTTCAACTGGTAGAGGCAATGTTTTTGCCGGTAAAAAGGAAAGAATTTCAACTGAATTAGATATTAGAGGAGAGCGGGTTGAAGAAGCCATAAATCAGGTTGATAAATATCTTGATGATGCTTTAGTTGCTGGATTGGCCGAGATTAGAATAATCCATGGTAAAGGAACTGGTAACTTAAGAAAAGGAATCCAATTTCATCTAGAAGGCCACCCAATGGTTTCTCAGTACAGATTGGGAAACAGACAAGAAGGGGGAGAAGGAGTGACTGTGGTCAAGTTAAACAATTGA
- the polX gene encoding DNA polymerase/3'-5' exonuclease PolX, with protein sequence MTNTEISLILKEIAEILELKGENFYKIRAYRRGARNVETLSEDMTRLVQENRLRQISGIGKGIASQIEEIVRTGRSSLLEELRSEVPTGLRRILGIPGVGVKSAQKLYYQLGISSLNQLKEACEQDQIKELPGFGEKIQEKILQGISKVESSERETLLGIALPMNENIIATLEKFPEIENVETSGSVRRRKGMVQDIDLVVKTQEPKTVKEKIIDLPAVYQVLEEQKNVLSVLNTVGIRIDFYLTSEKNFYYYLFLATGSEDHIEEVANLAFQKGYELKKAGLIDKETEQGVELYSEFDLYNKLDLPYIAPELRENRGEVEKAHKDKLPSLINVKDIKGDLHIHTNWTDGAGDLQDMVDGAKNMGYEYIAITDHSKSLKIANGLSEFQLERQVEEIQKLNHELKDFTIFTGTEVDILKNGELDFSSDILRELDFVIASIHQGFNDPGDVITNRICKAMENPYVKAIAHPTGRLLGKRQGHDLDFERLFDTAVATNTALEINSSIDRLDLPEELVLQGINKGVKFLISTDAHSTESFKDIQYGVFIARRGWLSKEQVINTYGLAEFTESFLG encoded by the coding sequence ATGACTAATACGGAAATATCTTTAATATTAAAGGAAATAGCTGAAATATTAGAACTTAAAGGCGAAAATTTTTATAAGATAAGGGCTTATAGAAGGGGGGCAAGAAATGTTGAAACCCTTTCAGAAGATATGACTAGGCTAGTCCAAGAAAATCGTCTTAGACAGATATCAGGTATTGGTAAGGGAATTGCTTCACAAATAGAAGAGATTGTTAGGACGGGTAGATCTTCATTATTAGAAGAGCTGCGAAGCGAAGTGCCAACAGGACTGAGAAGAATTTTGGGGATTCCTGGTGTAGGTGTTAAATCTGCTCAAAAACTATACTATCAATTGGGAATAAGCTCGTTAAATCAGCTCAAAGAGGCTTGTGAACAGGATCAAATCAAAGAATTACCAGGGTTTGGAGAAAAAATTCAAGAGAAGATTTTACAGGGGATTTCCAAAGTTGAAAGTTCTGAACGCGAAACTTTATTGGGAATAGCTCTGCCCATGAATGAGAATATTATCGCGACTTTGGAAAAGTTCCCTGAAATTGAAAATGTGGAAACCTCGGGTAGTGTTAGAAGGAGAAAGGGAATGGTTCAAGATATTGACCTTGTAGTTAAAACACAAGAACCGAAAACAGTAAAGGAAAAAATTATCGATTTACCGGCTGTTTATCAGGTTTTAGAAGAACAAAAAAATGTTCTAAGTGTTTTAAATACAGTTGGTATAAGAATAGATTTTTATTTAACCAGTGAAAAAAACTTTTATTACTATCTATTTTTGGCTACTGGTAGTGAGGACCATATTGAAGAAGTAGCGAATCTAGCTTTTCAGAAAGGTTATGAATTAAAAAAAGCGGGTTTAATTGATAAAGAAACAGAACAAGGAGTAGAATTATATTCCGAATTTGACTTGTATAATAAGCTGGATTTACCATATATAGCGCCTGAACTTAGAGAAAATCGTGGTGAAGTAGAAAAGGCTCATAAAGACAAATTACCTTCATTAATTAATGTCAAAGATATTAAAGGTGATCTTCACATTCATACTAACTGGACCGATGGTGCAGGAGACTTACAAGATATGGTTGATGGAGCTAAAAATATGGGTTATGAATATATTGCTATTACTGACCATTCTAAATCTTTAAAAATTGCCAATGGGCTATCAGAGTTTCAGCTTGAAAGACAGGTGGAGGAGATCCAAAAACTTAATCACGAATTAAAAGACTTTACTATATTCACTGGTACAGAAGTTGATATTTTGAAAAACGGCGAACTGGATTTTTCTTCAGATATATTACGTGAATTAGATTTTGTGATTGCTTCTATCCATCAAGGATTTAATGATCCTGGAGATGTGATTACGAACAGGATTTGTAAAGCCATGGAAAACCCTTATGTAAAAGCTATCGCTCATCCTACGGGTAGATTACTGGGAAAACGACAAGGTCATGACTTAGATTTTGAACGCCTTTTCGATACTGCGGTAGCTACTAATACCGCTTTAGAAATTAACTCCTCAATTGACAGATTAGATTTACCAGAGGAATTAGTTCTCCAAGGAATTAATAAAGGGGTTAAGTTTTTAATTAGTACAGATGCCCACAGTACTGAATCTTTTAAAGATATCCAATATGGTGTTTTTATTGCTAGACGAGGTTGGCTCTCTAAGGAACAAGTGATCAATACTTACGGACTAGCAGAATTTACGGAAAGTTTTTTAGGTTAA
- a CDS encoding cell division protein ZapA: MRSDRRHRIEVNIFGEEYTLKSSSNPEHMKKVASVVDETMNKIAESKPRISLHQIAVLAALNLADEYLKLEDEHTDLLEMLDEKGETDKGDN; this comes from the coding sequence TTGAGATCTGATAGAAGACATCGCATTGAAGTTAATATTTTTGGTGAAGAATATACTTTAAAGAGTTCTTCAAATCCAGAGCATATGAAAAAAGTGGCTTCTGTAGTCGATGAAACCATGAACAAAATTGCAGAAAGCAAACCTAGAATTAGCCTACATCAGATAGCTGTGTTGGCGGCTTTAAACTTAGCCGATGAATACTTAAAGCTTGAAGACGAACATACCGATCTATTGGAAATGTTAGACGAGAAGGGTGAAACTGATAAGGGTGATAATTGA
- the pheT gene encoding phenylalanine--tRNA ligase subunit beta: MQVSYNWLCEYLDLDISPQELAEKLTNGGVEVEGIEQLNPDLDDIVVGEVKEVTEHPNGDKLSVTKVDVGDASDSSELQIVCGAPNVAVGQKVPVALVGSMLPDGFIIESCSIRGERSYGMICSCEELELLSPEEEEGIMVLDDDAPIGESIVTYLELDDTILEFDLTPNRADCLGMLGVAREVAALLDIPFHEPEVTDYKQNKTLDEININIEDSNLSERYIGMLIEDINIETSPMWLQQKLRSYGIRPINNLVDITNFIMIEYGQPLHAFDYDWIKGKNISVRSAQKDEQIKTLDEKQRTLTPQDIVIADEERPIAIAGVMGGYDTEVSLNTNRILLEAASFNNISVRRTANRLNLRSEASLRFEKGVDPNNTLKAAFRAIDLIEQLDVGKVKIGAADEYPQIRECVEVELRTSRVRALTGLDISDDEIKDIFRRLDFDIDGEKSLSNTDSERGLKLTVKVPTRRNDISLEVDLIEEIARIYGYDRIPTSMPQGKITQGRKTHSQKVADISRETLLTAGFSEIISYTFISPDDFDRIKLTEDDQFRTAVPLANPMTKEQSIMRTTMIPSILKILEHNSNHGEKDFQVFEIGKVYFPKELPLKELPREQTNLIFGGMGKLTPKTWMEQPGEIDFFHLKGVFELLIERLNLNISDFDFMPEKHPSFHPTRTATIKYRGERVGLMGEIHPELASEFNLDNAVIAELNFEKIIGSANLFDSYQPLPKYPAVLRDLAVLVPEDTPEEHVAGKIADTGSGLIENIQLFDLYQGDRIPEGMKSLAYSISFRDPESTLTDEYVDNIFEEIERRLESELGAKLRKS, encoded by the coding sequence ATGCAAGTTTCTTATAACTGGTTGTGTGAATACTTGGATTTAGATATATCGCCACAAGAACTGGCAGAGAAGCTTACCAACGGTGGAGTTGAAGTTGAGGGCATAGAACAGTTGAACCCTGATCTTGATGATATCGTAGTAGGTGAAGTCAAGGAAGTTACTGAACATCCCAATGGAGATAAATTATCTGTTACAAAAGTAGATGTTGGGGATGCTAGTGATTCCTCTGAATTACAAATAGTGTGTGGTGCTCCTAACGTGGCAGTTGGGCAAAAGGTGCCGGTAGCCCTGGTAGGCTCAATGCTTCCAGATGGTTTCATTATTGAATCTTGTTCAATCAGAGGAGAACGATCATATGGAATGATTTGTTCCTGTGAAGAGTTAGAACTTCTCTCACCAGAAGAAGAAGAGGGAATAATGGTTTTGGATGATGATGCCCCTATTGGTGAATCAATAGTGACATACTTGGAATTGGATGATACGATTCTAGAATTTGATTTAACACCAAACCGGGCTGATTGTTTAGGGATGCTAGGGGTGGCTAGAGAGGTTGCCGCTTTATTAGATATTCCCTTTCATGAGCCGGAAGTAACTGATTATAAGCAGAATAAAACTTTGGATGAAATTAATATTAACATAGAGGATTCGAATCTAAGTGAGCGTTATATAGGCATGCTTATTGAAGATATCAATATTGAAACATCTCCTATGTGGCTTCAACAAAAACTCAGGTCTTATGGCATCAGACCTATTAATAATCTCGTAGATATTACAAATTTTATTATGATTGAGTACGGTCAACCATTACATGCCTTTGATTACGATTGGATTAAAGGGAAAAATATAAGCGTTAGATCTGCTCAAAAAGATGAACAGATAAAAACTTTAGACGAAAAACAGAGAACCCTGACTCCACAAGATATAGTTATTGCCGATGAAGAAAGACCTATTGCCATAGCTGGAGTTATGGGAGGATATGATACGGAAGTTAGCTTAAATACCAATAGAATTCTATTGGAGGCGGCATCTTTTAATAATATTAGTGTACGTAGAACCGCCAATCGCTTAAACTTACGTTCGGAAGCCTCTCTACGCTTTGAAAAAGGTGTGGATCCAAATAATACATTAAAAGCCGCTTTTAGAGCAATTGATTTGATAGAACAACTTGATGTAGGAAAAGTGAAAATTGGAGCTGCTGACGAATATCCACAAATCAGAGAGTGTGTGGAGGTTGAACTACGAACTTCACGAGTTAGAGCTCTAACGGGTCTGGATATATCTGATGATGAGATTAAAGATATATTTAGACGTTTAGATTTCGATATAGACGGAGAAAAATCGCTTAGTAATACAGACTCTGAACGAGGACTTAAGTTGACTGTTAAGGTTCCAACTAGAAGGAATGATATCTCTCTAGAAGTTGATTTAATTGAAGAGATTGCCAGAATCTATGGTTACGACAGGATTCCGACTTCCATGCCTCAAGGTAAGATAACTCAGGGCCGAAAGACCCATAGCCAAAAAGTTGCGGATATTTCAAGGGAAACATTGTTAACTGCCGGATTCTCTGAAATTATTTCCTATACTTTTATTTCACCAGATGATTTCGATAGGATAAAACTGACAGAAGATGACCAATTCAGAACAGCAGTACCTTTAGCTAATCCAATGACTAAAGAACAAAGTATAATGAGAACTACCATGATACCATCCATATTAAAGATTTTAGAGCATAATTCAAATCATGGAGAAAAAGACTTTCAAGTATTTGAGATCGGAAAAGTTTATTTTCCTAAAGAGTTACCTTTAAAAGAATTACCAAGAGAACAGACTAATTTGATTTTTGGCGGTATGGGAAAACTAACTCCTAAAACATGGATGGAACAACCAGGGGAGATAGATTTCTTTCATTTAAAAGGTGTCTTTGAACTTCTTATAGAAAGGTTAAATCTTAATATTAGTGACTTTGATTTTATGCCAGAAAAACACCCTTCTTTCCATCCTACCAGGACTGCCACAATAAAATACCGAGGTGAAAGAGTTGGTCTCATGGGAGAAATTCATCCAGAACTAGCGTCAGAATTCAATCTAGATAATGCGGTGATTGCCGAACTTAATTTCGAAAAAATTATTGGGTCTGCTAATCTATTTGACAGTTATCAACCGCTACCTAAATATCCAGCTGTATTACGAGATCTAGCTGTATTAGTACCTGAAGACACACCAGAAGAACATGTGGCTGGAAAGATTGCTGATACGGGCTCTGGCTTAATTGAAAACATCCAATTATTTGATTTATACCAAGGTGACCGAATTCCAGAGGGTATGAAAAGTTTAGCGTACTCTATTAGTTTCAGAGATCCAGAAAGCACCTTGACAGATGAGTATGTAGATAATATTTTCGAAGAAATTGAACGGCGATTAGAATCTGAACTTGGTGCCAAGTTGCGTAAATCTTAG
- the pheS gene encoding phenylalanine--tRNA ligase subunit alpha, translating into MQEELKELKEKALVDISEASSLDKLKDVQVKYLGKKGELTKILRGMGNLSPEERPVVGKLANEIRDDLEQAFEERENNLKEAEMQKRWEEEKIDVTLPGRVISRGAKHPLKKVLDEVHDIFLGMGYNIEEGPEIETDYYNFEALNIPKGHPAREMQDSLYITEEILLRTHTSPVQIRTMEQVAPEIPVRIICTGKVYRKDDDATHSPMFHQIEGLVVGERITLGDLKGTLLNFAKQMFGPEVDIRLRPSYFPFTEPSAEVDISCVICEGSGCRVCKGTGWLEILGSGMVHPKVFEMSGYDPDKVTGFAFGMGVERIAMLKYGIQDLRIFFENDKRMVNQFK; encoded by the coding sequence ATGCAAGAGGAATTAAAAGAATTAAAAGAAAAAGCCCTGGTAGACATAAGTGAAGCCTCTAGTTTGGATAAATTAAAGGATGTACAGGTAAAGTATTTAGGTAAAAAAGGCGAATTAACAAAAATATTAAGAGGAATGGGCAATTTATCGCCTGAAGAACGACCTGTGGTAGGAAAATTAGCTAATGAAATTAGGGATGATTTAGAACAAGCTTTTGAAGAGCGAGAAAACAATTTGAAAGAAGCTGAAATGCAAAAACGCTGGGAAGAAGAAAAAATCGACGTAACATTACCTGGAAGAGTCATTAGTCGAGGTGCGAAACACCCTTTAAAAAAAGTCCTAGATGAAGTTCATGATATTTTTCTAGGCATGGGATATAACATAGAGGAAGGCCCTGAAATTGAAACCGATTATTACAACTTTGAAGCGCTAAACATTCCTAAAGGGCATCCAGCCAGGGAAATGCAAGATTCTTTGTATATTACCGAGGAAATTTTACTCCGGACACATACTTCACCAGTACAAATCCGAACAATGGAACAAGTGGCACCAGAAATCCCTGTAAGAATTATTTGTACAGGCAAAGTTTATCGTAAAGATGATGATGCTACTCACTCTCCTATGTTTCACCAAATCGAAGGACTTGTAGTTGGTGAACGGATTACATTGGGGGACCTAAAAGGTACTTTACTTAACTTTGCAAAACAAATGTTTGGTCCAGAAGTTGACATCAGATTACGTCCTAGTTATTTCCCTTTTACAGAGCCAAGTGCCGAAGTTGATATTTCTTGTGTGATATGTGAAGGAAGTGGATGTCGTGTTTGTAAAGGAACAGGGTGGCTCGAAATATTAGGTTCTGGAATGGTTCATCCTAAAGTTTTTGAAATGTCAGGCTATGATCCGGATAAAGTTACTGGTTTCGCTTTTGGAATGGGAGTAGAACGGATAGCCATGCTTAAATACGGTATCCAAGATTTACGTATTTTCTTTGAAAATGACAAGCGAATGGTTAATCAATTTAAATAA
- a CDS encoding TrmH family RNA methyltransferase, which translates to MLWKAVPFDMITGENNSLIKKYRKLKSKKWRQEYQLVPLEGSLLIKEALHSGVKFDFVLYSADQEVINANEDLLLEIHNQQIPAYSVDPSLFQKTAFTETPQGILAVCTFNEGDLESLTSEKKDILILYQVQDPGNMGTLIRSADAFGFQGVVCSKGCVDPTNDKVVRSSMGSLFHIPVVMNSEIDQLFQVLQREQYFILFGDKSGSKPIMTIDLSNTAVALFVGNESRGLQDLNFDQKFNQVRHQKVEIPMFGKAESLNAGIAGSIMMYELSKKRFY; encoded by the coding sequence ATGCTTTGGAAGGCGGTGCCATTCGACATGATTACCGGTGAAAACAATTCTTTAATTAAAAAATACCGTAAGCTCAAGTCTAAAAAATGGAGGCAAGAATATCAACTAGTACCTTTAGAAGGTTCTTTGCTTATAAAAGAAGCCTTGCATAGCGGAGTCAAATTTGATTTTGTATTATATTCTGCTGATCAAGAAGTCATAAATGCTAATGAAGACCTGCTCTTAGAAATACATAATCAGCAAATACCTGCTTATTCTGTGGACCCTTCTCTGTTTCAAAAAACTGCCTTTACAGAAACGCCTCAGGGTATACTAGCAGTTTGTACTTTCAATGAAGGTGATCTTGAAAGCCTGACCAGTGAGAAAAAAGATATTTTAATTTTATATCAAGTACAAGATCCGGGGAATATGGGTACTTTGATCAGAAGTGCTGATGCCTTTGGATTTCAGGGTGTAGTATGTTCAAAGGGTTGTGTTGATCCAACAAATGACAAAGTCGTTCGAAGTAGTATGGGATCTTTATTTCACATACCTGTTGTGATGAATTCAGAAATTGACCAACTATTTCAAGTTTTGCAAAGAGAACAGTACTTTATCCTTTTTGGAGACAAATCAGGTAGTAAGCCAATTATGACAATTGACTTGTCCAACACTGCAGTAGCCTTATTTGTCGGCAATGAGTCCCGGGGTTTACAGGATTTAAATTTTGATCAAAAGTTCAATCAGGTTAGACATCAAAAAGTGGAAATTCCCATGTTTGGGAAAGCTGAATCTTTAAATGCTGGAATTGCTGGTTCTATTATGATGTACGAACTGTCTAAAAAACGATTTTATTAG
- the ltrA gene encoding group II intron reverse transcriptase/maturase — protein sequence MTVTNKGMKCRQLLTGESCKEGSPQKNSAEHEGYAGVHSSLRITENNISNANLSKGNLLEEILDRDNMNKAFKKIKSNKGSHGIDGMGVDELLQYLKENGDHLRQRVLDGKYRPNPVRRVEIPKEDGKKRKLGIPTVVDRVIQQAIAQVLSPIYEEQFSDNSYGFRPGRSTHDAIKKSQQNINEGYKYVVDMDLEKYFDTVNQSKLIEVLSKTIKDGRVISLINKYLRAGVMIKHTYKDTEVGVPQGGPLSPILSNIMLHELDKELEKRGHEFVRYADDLLIFCKSRRSAGRTLKNILPFIENKLFLKVNKDKTVVAYVGKVRFLGFGFYRHKGKARLRVHLKSVTKMRTRIKELTSRSYGISNEARAKKLSRYIMGWVNYFKPADMKNLLINTDSWMRRRIRMIYWKQWKKVRTKFKMLKFFGANKYKAWEYANTRKGYWRISNSPVLSKSLGNDVIKGFGFLFFSEYYRQVKA from the coding sequence ATGACTGTTACCAATAAAGGAATGAAGTGCCGCCAACTTCTGACAGGCGAAAGCTGCAAAGAAGGCTCACCGCAGAAGAATAGTGCGGAACACGAAGGATATGCGGGAGTGCACAGTTCTTTAAGGATAACTGAAAACAACATCTCCAATGCAAACTTGTCGAAGGGGAATTTGCTAGAGGAAATTTTGGATAGAGACAACATGAATAAAGCATTCAAGAAAATAAAATCCAACAAAGGCTCTCACGGGATTGATGGGATGGGAGTAGATGAACTTCTACAATATCTCAAAGAAAACGGGGACCACCTCAGGCAAAGAGTCCTGGACGGTAAATACCGCCCTAATCCCGTCAGAAGGGTAGAGATACCTAAAGAAGATGGGAAGAAAAGAAAATTAGGCATACCTACAGTGGTAGACAGGGTAATCCAACAAGCAATAGCCCAAGTACTATCTCCAATATATGAGGAGCAATTCTCAGATAACAGCTATGGTTTTCGCCCTGGACGCAGTACTCATGATGCAATTAAGAAAAGTCAACAAAACATAAATGAAGGATACAAATATGTAGTAGATATGGACTTGGAGAAATACTTTGACACAGTAAACCAGAGCAAATTGATAGAAGTGCTATCTAAGACAATAAAAGACGGTCGAGTAATATCTCTTATCAACAAATATCTAAGAGCAGGAGTAATGATCAAACACACCTATAAGGATACAGAAGTTGGCGTGCCCCAGGGCGGGCCTCTTAGCCCTATCCTCAGTAACATAATGCTCCACGAATTGGATAAAGAACTTGAGAAAAGGGGGCACGAATTCGTCCGCTATGCGGACGACCTGCTAATCTTTTGTAAAAGCAGAAGAAGTGCCGGACGCACCTTGAAGAACATACTACCCTTCATCGAAAATAAACTATTTCTCAAAGTAAATAAAGATAAAACTGTAGTTGCCTATGTAGGAAAGGTAAGATTTCTTGGGTTTGGCTTTTACAGACATAAAGGAAAAGCCAGATTAAGAGTTCATCTTAAATCAGTTACAAAGATGAGAACGAGAATAAAAGAACTCACATCTAGAAGTTATGGAATAAGCAACGAAGCCAGAGCAAAGAAACTTAGCCGATACATTATGGGTTGGGTTAACTACTTTAAACCAGCTGATATGAAGAATCTGTTAATAAATACTGACAGTTGGATGAGAAGGCGTATTCGCATGATTTACTGGAAACAATGGAAGAAAGTGAGAACAAAATTTAAAATGCTCAAGTTCTTTGGAGCCAATAAATACAAAGCATGGGAATATGCAAACACAAGAAAGGGCTACTGGAGAATTTCCAATAGCCCCGTCTTATCCAAATCCCTTGGAAATGATGTAATCAAAGGATTTGGTTTCCTATTCTTTTCGGAATATTATCGACAAGTTAAAGCGTAA
- the rplT gene encoding 50S ribosomal protein L20, which translates to MPRVKTGTNRRRRHKKVLKLAKGYRGTKGNLFRIANQQVMKSLTYAYRDRKQRKREFRRLWISRINAACRQNGISYNKFINGLKKAGVEINRKMLADMAVNDEQAFGELVDLAKKSV; encoded by the coding sequence ATGCCAAGGGTTAAAACTGGAACCAATAGGCGTAGACGTCATAAAAAGGTATTAAAACTTGCTAAAGGGTATCGAGGTACAAAAGGAAATTTATTTAGAATTGCTAATCAACAGGTGATGAAATCTCTAACCTATGCTTATAGAGATAGAAAGCAAAGAAAACGAGAATTTCGTCGATTATGGATTAGCAGGATTAATGCCGCTTGTAGACAAAATGGTATATCTTATAATAAATTTATCAACGGCTTGAAAAAAGCTGGTGTTGAAATTAACAGAAAAATGCTTGCTGACATGGCAGTAAATGATGAACAAGCATTTGGAGAATTAGTGGACCTTGCTAAGAAAAGCGTATAG
- the rpmI gene encoding 50S ribosomal protein L35 — MPKMKTHKGAAKRFKKTGKGKIKRRKAFKSHILTKKTPKRKRNLRKPTVMKNKAEEKRIKRLLP, encoded by the coding sequence ATGCCTAAAATGAAAACTCATAAAGGTGCAGCTAAACGGTTCAAGAAAACTGGTAAAGGTAAAATCAAGAGAAGAAAGGCTTTCAAGAGTCATATTTTAACCAAGAAAACACCAAAAAGAAAAAGAAATCTAAGAAAGCCTACTGTAATGAAAAATAAAGCTGAAGAGAAGCGAATTAAAAGGCTTCTTCCCTAA